The following are from one region of the Bacteroidota bacterium genome:
- the carB gene encoding carbamoyl-phosphate synthase large subunit: MPKDNSIKSVLIIGSGPIIIGQACEFDYSGSQSSRALREEGIEVTLINSNPATIMTDKVTADNIYLLPLTTQSIVKILEKHKIDAVLPTMGGQTALNLALKCDELGIWKKYKVRMIGVDIDAIKVTEDRDMFRARMESIGVAMAPSHIAKSFLEGKEIAQQFGFPLVIRPSFTLGGSGGSVVYNKEDFDKALNRGLQTSPIHEVLIDKAVLGWKEFELELLRDANDNVCIICSIENFDPMGVHTGDSITVAPAMTLSDTTFQRMRSMAIKMMRSIGNFAGGCNVQFAVSPDEKEEIIAVEINPRVSRSSALASKATGYPIAKIASKLAIGYHLDELVNQITQSTSAYFEPTLDYVIVKIPRWNFDKFKGANRELGFQMKSVGEVMAIGRSFQEALQKAAQSLEIKRNGLGADGKEITNQQELLNALERPSWNRLFMIYDALRLGISVKTIHKLTKIDPWFLNQIEEMVAMEREIEKYNIGDIPKDLMWEAKQKGYADRQIAHLLKCLESEVFKKRRDEFGMKRVYKLVDTCAAEFEARTPYYYSTFETENESVRSDKKKVVVLGSGPNRIGQGIEFDYSCVHGVLAAKELGYETIMINCNPETVSTDFNVADKLYFEPVFWEHIYEIILHEQPEGVIVQLGGQTALKLAEKLDRYGIKIIGTDFKSLDLAEDRGSFSTLLKDNNIPYPKFGVIEDADQAIDLARQLGFPLLVRPSYVLGGQSMKIVINEQELEQHVVKLLNDIPGNKVLLDHFLENAIEAEADAICDGKEVYIIGIMEHIEPAGIHSGDSYAVLPPFDLSESVMKQIEEHTRKIALALNTVGLLNIQFAIKNDIVYIIEANPRASRTVPFIAKAYDEPYVNYAAKIMLGAKVKDFKYNPKKKGYAIKIPVFSYEKFPDVQKELGPEMKSTGESIYFIEDLHDEYFHQIYSERNLYLSK, encoded by the coding sequence ATGCCAAAAGACAACAGCATAAAATCAGTCCTCATCATCGGCAGCGGCCCCATCATCATCGGGCAGGCCTGCGAATTTGATTACTCCGGCTCACAGTCCTCGCGTGCGCTGCGCGAAGAAGGAATTGAGGTAACGCTCATCAACAGTAATCCGGCTACGATCATGACGGATAAAGTGACGGCCGATAATATTTATTTGTTGCCGCTCACCACGCAATCCATTGTAAAAATTCTTGAGAAACATAAGATCGATGCGGTACTTCCAACGATGGGCGGACAAACTGCATTGAATCTCGCGCTGAAATGTGATGAGCTCGGCATCTGGAAAAAATATAAAGTACGGATGATCGGTGTTGACATCGATGCTATCAAAGTGACGGAAGATCGTGATATGTTCCGCGCAAGAATGGAAAGTATCGGTGTTGCCATGGCGCCTTCACACATTGCAAAATCTTTTCTCGAAGGAAAAGAGATCGCACAGCAATTCGGTTTTCCATTGGTGATCCGCCCGTCTTTCACACTCGGTGGCAGCGGCGGATCTGTAGTGTATAACAAAGAAGATTTTGACAAAGCACTCAATCGCGGATTGCAGACTTCTCCCATTCACGAAGTGCTCATCGATAAAGCGGTACTCGGATGGAAAGAATTTGAATTGGAATTATTACGCGACGCCAATGATAATGTGTGCATCATCTGTTCCATCGAAAATTTCGATCCCATGGGCGTGCATACAGGCGACTCGATCACGGTTGCGCCTGCGATGACTCTTTCTGATACTACTTTTCAGCGCATGCGTTCGATGGCAATAAAAATGATGCGTTCCATTGGAAATTTCGCAGGCGGATGCAACGTTCAGTTCGCGGTGAGTCCCGATGAAAAAGAAGAAATTATTGCGGTCGAAATTAATCCGCGCGTGTCACGCTCCTCTGCGCTCGCGTCGAAAGCAACCGGATATCCTATTGCTAAAATTGCTTCGAAACTTGCCATCGGTTACCATCTCGATGAACTGGTGAACCAGATCACGCAAAGTACCTCTGCTTATTTTGAACCGACACTTGATTATGTGATCGTGAAAATTCCGCGCTGGAATTTCGACAAATTCAAAGGAGCGAATCGCGAACTTGGTTTCCAGATGAAATCAGTGGGAGAAGTGATGGCGATCGGAAGATCTTTCCAGGAAGCATTGCAGAAAGCAGCACAATCGTTGGAAATAAAAAGAAATGGTTTGGGCGCCGACGGAAAAGAAATTACCAATCAGCAGGAATTGCTCAATGCGCTCGAACGTCCGTCATGGAATCGTTTGTTCATGATCTATGATGCGCTTCGCCTGGGAATTTCGGTGAAGACCATTCACAAACTCACGAAGATCGATCCGTGGTTTTTAAACCAGATCGAAGAAATGGTGGCGATGGAACGTGAAATTGAAAAATATAATATCGGTGATATTCCGAAAGACCTGATGTGGGAAGCGAAACAGAAAGGTTATGCCGACCGACAGATCGCGCATTTGCTGAAATGTCTCGAGAGCGAAGTGTTTAAAAAACGCCGCGATGAATTCGGAATGAAAAGAGTTTACAAATTGGTGGATACCTGTGCGGCGGAATTCGAAGCGAGAACTCCGTATTACTATTCCACTTTCGAAACGGAAAATGAATCGGTGCGTTCCGATAAGAAAAAAGTGGTAGTGCTCGGTTCAGGGCCGAATCGCATCGGGCAGGGAATTGAATTCGATTATTCCTGTGTGCACGGCGTGCTTGCAGCGAAAGAATTGGGTTACGAAACGATCATGATCAATTGCAATCCCGAAACAGTTTCTACCGATTTCAATGTTGCTGACAAACTTTATTTCGAACCGGTTTTCTGGGAACATATTTACGAGATCATTTTGCATGAGCAACCGGAAGGAGTGATCGTACAACTCGGCGGACAAACTGCACTGAAGCTCGCTGAGAAATTAGACCGTTACGGAATAAAAATTATTGGCACCGATTTCAAATCGCTTGATCTTGCAGAAGACCGCGGAAGTTTTTCCACACTTTTAAAAGACAACAATATTCCTTATCCGAAATTCGGTGTGATCGAAGATGCAGACCAGGCGATCGATCTTGCGCGTCAACTCGGATTTCCATTGCTGGTTCGTCCTTCGTATGTACTCGGCGGACAAAGCATGAAGATCGTGATCAATGAACAGGAGTTGGAGCAACATGTTGTGAAATTGCTAAATGATATTCCGGGAAATAAAGTTCTGCTCGATCATTTCCTGGAAAATGCAATTGAAGCGGAAGCTGATGCGATCTGCGATGGAAAAGAGGTTTACATCATTGGTATCATGGAACACATAGAACCGGCCGGAATTCACTCCGGCGATTCTTACGCAGTTCTTCCTCCGTTCGATCTTTCTGAAAGTGTGATGAAACAGATCGAAGAGCACACCAGAAAAATTGCACTCGCGCTGAATACTGTTGGATTGCTCAACATTCAGTTTGCGATCAAAAATGATATTGTGTACATCATCGAAGCGAATCCACGCGCATCGCGTACGGTTCCTTTCATTGCAAAAGCGTACGACGAACCTTACGTAAATTATGCAGCGAAGATCATGCTCGGGGCGAAGGTGAAAGATTTCAAATACAATCCGAAGAAGAAAGGATACGCAATAAAAATTCCGGTTTTCTCCTATGAAAAATTCCCGGATGTGCAGAAAGAACTTGGCCCTGAAATGAAATCAACAGGAGAGTCAATCTATTTTATCGAAGATTTGCACGATGAATATTTTCACCAGATATATTCGGAGCGGAATTTGTATTTGAGTAAATAG